In Haliaeetus albicilla chromosome 2, bHalAlb1.1, whole genome shotgun sequence, a single genomic region encodes these proteins:
- the FERD3L gene encoding fer3-like protein — translation MSASLFPARPRPGLLAELRGRAPQAPCPEQLLGASVLDFVADLSLGAPQGPPGAGPGLGLREVTSGPPFGDRALSLREGMARGLPLAAFGDGGPEDEEEEEEEEERMRGASLLDRPRRKRVITYAQRQAANIRERKRMFNLNEAFDQLRKKVPTFAYEKRLSRIETLRLAIVYISFMTELLDGCGRREAS, via the coding sequence ATGTCAGCCAGCCTCTTCCCAGCCCGCCCGCGCCCGGGGCTGCTGGCTGAGCTGCGCGGCAGAGCCCCGCAAGCGCCCTGCCCGGAGCAGCTGCTGGGCGCCTCGGTGCTGGATTTCGTGGCCGACCTCTCCCTGGGcgccccccagggcccccccggggccgggccgggcctgggGCTCCGCGAGGTCACCTCCGGGCCTCCCTTCGGGGACAGAGCCCTGTCGCTGCGGGAGGGCATGGCCCGGGGGCTGCCCCTGGCTGCCTTCGGAGACGGAGGTCCCGAagacgaggaagaggaggaggaggaagaggagaggatgCGCGGCGCCTCCCTCCTGGACAGGCCCAGGAGAAAGCGGGTTATCACCTACGCCCAGCGCCAGGCTGCCAACATACgggagaggaagaggatgtTCAACCTCAACGAGGCGTTTGATCAGCTGAGGAAGAAGGTGCCCACCTTCGCCTACGAGAAGAGGCTCTCCCGGATAGAGACCTTGCGCCTGGCCATAGTGTACATCTCCTTCATGACCGAGCTCCTGGACGGCTGCGGCAGGCGGGAGGCGAGCTAG
- the TWIST1 gene encoding twist-related protein 1 has product MMQQDESNSPVSPADDSLSNSEEEPDRQQLPNNKRGGRKRRSSRRSAGGAVGAADEPCSPAQGKRGKKCGAGGGGGGGGSSSGGGSPQSYEELQTQRVMANVRERQRTQSLNEAFAALRKIIPTLPSDKLSKIQTLKLAARYIDFLYQVLQSDELDSKMASCSYVAHERLSYAFSVWRMEGAWSMSASH; this is encoded by the coding sequence ATGATGCAGCAGGACGAGTCAAACTCGCCAGTCTCCCCCGCCGACGACAGCTTGAGCAACAGCGAAGAGGAGCCGGACCGGCAGCAGCTGCCCAACAACAAGAGAGGGGGGCGCAAGCGGCGCTCCAGCCGCCGCAGCGCCGGCGGCGCCGTCGGGGCCGCGGACGAGCCCTGCAGCCCGGCCCAAGGCAAGCGGGGCAAGAAgtgcggggcgggcgggggcggcgggggcggcggcagcagcagcggcggcggcagcccccAGTCCTACGAGGAGCTGCAGACCCAGCGGGTCATGGCCAACGTGCGGGAGCGGCAGCGCACGCAGTCGCTGAACGAAGCCTTCGCCGCCCTGCGGAAGATCATCCCCACGCTGCCCTCGGACAAGCTGAGCAAGATCCAGACCCTCAAGCTGGCGGCCAGGTACATCGACTTCCTCTACCAGGTCTTACAGAGCGACGAGCTGGACTCCAAGATGGCAAGCTGCAGCTATGTGGCCCACGAGCGGCTCAGCTACGCCTTCTCGGTGTGGAGAATGGAGGGCGCTTGGTCCATGTCCGCGTCCCACTAG